A region from the Acyrthosiphon pisum isolate AL4f chromosome A1, pea_aphid_22Mar2018_4r6ur, whole genome shotgun sequence genome encodes:
- the LOC100572298 gene encoding outer dense fiber protein 3B-like, with translation MNKCPEYMDRKVFEFGMEDAGPGPAAYGARTTVGRLNRLPTVAGAPSCSMHQRLDLGNETEGPGPVVYNLAQLTCRGRAVAPRYSMAKKLPFDGDMDNPGPAAYKPRAPVKGPVPKMLFRIIDPDPRAGNPGSNVYKLPSTLSRKKITLAKKIDDIIDIKSPGPVYQTVPLNKYKTKAPQHSLSKKFEDPLLVNEMNGQSPSPQAYNPTLKYKYKVMPKFSFGMRRPDKFPPLVVCGDDVKIPK, from the exons ATGAATAAGTGTCCGGAATATATGGACCGCAAGGTGTTCGAATTCGGAATGGAGGATGCGGGCCCAGGACCTGCAGCATACGGTGCCCGGACGACGGTGGGTCGCCTGAACCGATTGCCCACCGTAGCCGGTGCACCATCGTGCTCGATGCATCAGCGGCTGGACTTGGGCAACGAGACCGAAGGGCCAGGGCCGGTAGTGTACAATCTGGCACAGCTAACGTGCCGTGGTCGAGCCGTGGCTCCACGGTACAGCATGGCCAAGAAACTGCCTTTCGACGGCGACATGGACAACCCGGGACCGGCGGCGTACAAGCCTAGAGCCCCGGTCAAGGGTCCTGTACCCAAGATGCTGTTTCGGATAATCGACCCGGATCCC AGAGCTGGCAATCCTGGGTCCAACGTTTACAAGTTGCCGTCAACACTGTCGCGTAAAAAGATTACGCTGGCCAAGAAAATCGACGATATCATAGACATCAAATCACCCGGTCCGGTATATCAAACGGTGCCTTTGAACAAATACAAAACGAAAGCGCCCCAACACAGTCTGTCGAAGAAATTTGAAGACCCTCTTTTGGTCAACGAGATGAATGGCCAATCACCGAGCCCGCAGGCATACAATCCCACGCTCAAGTACAAGTACAAAGTTATGCCGAAGTTTTCGTTCGGGATGCGGCGTCCCGATAAATTTCCACCATTAGTGGTGTGTGGCGACGAtgttaaaataccaaaataa